The Callithrix jacchus isolate 240 chromosome X, calJac240_pri, whole genome shotgun sequence genome contains a region encoding:
- the LOC100399920 gene encoding uncharacterized protein CXorf51A-like, whose protein sequence is MAKLTSKSQEPNEDVNKQTPSTPRTKWKKKGKTPCQPRSRSGVKGPKTTMKAKRPLRGSSSPKASETNTPTRKLKKAKGPILYGHYHRLKEKMKKEEAEKDQKTEENSSVSSDDLSSQ, encoded by the exons ATGGCAAAGCTGACCAGTAAATCACAGGAGCCTAATGAAGATGTGAACAAGCAGACCCCATCAACCCCAAGAACCAAatggaagaagaaggggaagactCCCTGTCAACCAAGATCAAGAAGTGGTGTTAAG GGGCCAAAGACCACCATGAAGGCAAAAAGACCCCTTCGAGGGAGCTCAAGCCCAAAAGCCTCTGAAACTAACACCCCTACAAGAAAACTTAAGAAAGCTAAAGGGCCAATACTGTATGGTCATTATCACAggctgaaagaaaaaatgaagaaagaagaggCAGAAAAAGACCAAAAGACCGAGGAGAACTCCAGTGTTTCAAGTGATGACCTGAGCAGCCAATAA